Proteins from a single region of Chromobacterium sp. ATCC 53434:
- a CDS encoding N-acetyltransferase: MSANLTIATPESVGSWLPLFTAYLAFYQVSQPPEACLEYLGERLRRRQAVAFLASIGNRPQGFALMYTGFSSLALQPCWVLHDLFVAPEARSQGIGAQLIERCQQYARDLGGGQIMLQTAHDNQRAQQLYERLGFVQDKAFHVYYWSSGAS, encoded by the coding sequence ATGAGCGCCAACCTCACCATCGCCACGCCGGAATCGGTCGGCAGCTGGCTGCCGCTGTTCACCGCCTACCTCGCCTTCTACCAGGTGAGCCAGCCCCCCGAGGCCTGCCTGGAATATCTGGGCGAGCGGCTGCGCCGGCGCCAGGCCGTGGCCTTCCTGGCTAGCATCGGCAATCGCCCGCAAGGCTTCGCTCTGATGTACACCGGCTTCTCCTCGCTGGCGTTGCAGCCCTGCTGGGTGCTGCACGACCTGTTCGTGGCGCCGGAGGCTCGCAGCCAGGGCATAGGCGCCCAGCTGATAGAACGCTGCCAGCAGTATGCGCGCGATCTCGGCGGCGGGCAGATCATGCTGCAAACCGCCCACGACAATCAGCGCGCGCAACAATTGTACGAGCGGCTGGGCTTCGTGCAGGACAAGGCTTTCCACGTTTACTACTGGAGCAGCGGCGCTTCTTGA
- a CDS encoding DUF1653 domain-containing protein, translating to MPSPGIYQHFRNRQRYQVLGIAKHSETHEPMVMYRALYGDYGLWVRPAAMFDEMVEHEGAQVPRFTLIQPL from the coding sequence ATGCCGTCTCCCGGAATCTACCAGCATTTCCGCAACCGCCAGCGCTATCAGGTGCTGGGCATCGCCAAGCATTCGGAAACCCATGAACCGATGGTGATGTATCGCGCGCTGTACGGCGACTACGGCCTGTGGGTCCGGCCGGCGGCGATGTTCGACGAGATGGTGGAACACGAGGGGGCGCAGGTACCGCGCTTCACGCTGATCCAGCCGCTATAG
- a CDS encoding histone deacetylase: protein MRLYRTDAFPLPLPTGHRFPAEKYRLLAERVAAWAAPWMEVAPAATPYELTRAHDPAYVAAVEDGSLDARSQREIGLPWSLELAERSRRSVGATIAASRSALQHGCGVNLAGGTHHAGRDGGAGFCVFNDIAVAALLMLDEARARRILVVDLDVHQGDGTAAIAAGEPRIFTFSMHGERNFPFRRVAGSLDIDLPDGTGDAVYLDALRDALPRAFAAARPDLVFYLAGADPYRGDRLGRLALSFAGLAARDRLVMEACRRHDAALVLTMAGGYADPIADTVTIQAETVRLACQLFGDAALGPAAARHG from the coding sequence ATGCGCCTTTACCGCACCGACGCCTTCCCGCTGCCGCTGCCGACCGGACACCGCTTTCCGGCCGAGAAATACCGGCTGCTGGCGGAACGGGTGGCCGCCTGGGCCGCGCCGTGGATGGAAGTCGCCCCGGCGGCCACGCCGTACGAACTGACGCGCGCCCACGATCCGGCCTATGTCGCCGCGGTGGAGGACGGCTCGCTGGACGCGCGCTCGCAGCGCGAGATCGGCCTGCCGTGGTCGCTAGAGCTGGCCGAGCGCAGCCGCCGCTCGGTCGGCGCCACCATCGCCGCCAGCCGCTCTGCGCTGCAGCACGGTTGCGGCGTCAATCTGGCCGGCGGCACCCATCACGCCGGCCGCGACGGCGGCGCCGGCTTTTGCGTGTTCAACGACATCGCCGTCGCCGCCTTGCTGATGCTGGACGAGGCACGCGCCCGCCGCATCCTGGTGGTGGACCTGGACGTGCATCAGGGCGACGGCACCGCGGCCATCGCCGCCGGCGAGCCGCGCATCTTCACCTTCTCGATGCACGGCGAGCGCAATTTTCCGTTTCGGCGCGTCGCCGGCTCGCTGGACATCGATCTGCCCGACGGCACCGGCGACGCGGTCTATCTGGACGCCTTGCGGGACGCGCTGCCGCGAGCTTTCGCCGCCGCGCGGCCCGACCTGGTGTTCTACCTGGCCGGCGCCGACCCCTACCGCGGCGACCGGCTGGGCCGGCTGGCGCTGTCGTTCGCAGGACTGGCGGCACGGGACCGCTTGGTGATGGAGGCCTGCCGGCGCCACGACGCCGCGCTGGTGCTGACGATGGCCGGCGGCTACGCCGATCCCATCGCCGACACCGTGACAATCCAGGCCGAA